A portion of the Thermoflexus hugenholtzii JAD2 genome contains these proteins:
- the groES gene encoding co-chaperone GroES, which yields MAELKLRPLADRVVVEPIEREEMTPSGIILPETAKERPQEGRVIAVGPGRVDESGKRVPMEVKVGDRVLFAKYAGTEFKVDTTKKLLILKESDILAIIEE from the coding sequence ATGGCGGAGCTCAAACTTCGACCGCTTGCGGATCGGGTGGTGGTGGAGCCCATCGAGCGGGAGGAGATGACCCCGAGCGGCATCATCCTCCCGGAGACGGCGAAGGAGCGCCCTCAGGAAGGCCGCGTGATCGCCGTGGGCCCGGGGCGCGTGGATGAGAGCGGCAAGCGGGTTCCGATGGAGGTCAAGGTCGGCGATCGCGTCCTCTTCGCCAAATACGCCGGCACCGAGTTTAAGGTGGATACCACCAAGAAGCTCCTCATCCTCAAGGAGAGCGATATCCTGGCGATCATTGAGGAGTAG
- the groL gene encoding chaperonin GroEL (60 kDa chaperone family; promotes refolding of misfolded polypeptides especially under stressful conditions; forms two stacked rings of heptamers to form a barrel-shaped 14mer; ends can be capped by GroES; misfolded proteins enter the barrel where they are refolded when GroES binds), giving the protein MAPKQLVFGEEARRRLKRGIDILANAVGTTLGPKGRNVALDKKWGAPTITHDGVTVAKEIELPDPYENMGVQLLKEAATKTNDVAGDGTTTATVLAHVMVTEGMKNVAAGANPMLLKKGIEMAVKAVVEEIKRMAKPVQSKDDIAHVAAISSADPEIGNLIAEVMDKVGKDGVITVEESKTGLPFETEYVEGMQFDRGYISPYFVTNPETMEAVLENPYILIHDKKISAAADIIPVLERLLQEGETRSLLVIAEDVDGEALATLVLNKLRGIINAVAVKAPGFGERRKAMLQDIAILTGGQVISEELGRKLENVRISDLGRADKVVVTKDDTTIIGGRGDPKAIKGRIEQIKAEMEKTTSDYDREKLQERLAKLAGGVAIIRVGAATEVELKEKKHRVEDALSATRAAVEEGIVPGGGVALLNAAKALDNLKADGDVQTGINIVRRALEEPLRRIAENAGEDGAVVVEMVRRLQKEKNNSNIGYNVLTGEYVDMVEAGIIDPAKVTRTALENAASVAAMILTTEALVTEVPEKKKETTPTPSEEF; this is encoded by the coding sequence ATGGCGCCCAAGCAGCTGGTTTTCGGTGAGGAGGCTCGCCGCCGCCTGAAGCGCGGCATCGACATCCTGGCCAACGCGGTGGGGACCACGCTGGGGCCCAAGGGCCGCAATGTGGCGCTGGACAAGAAGTGGGGGGCCCCCACGATCACCCACGATGGGGTGACGGTGGCCAAGGAGATCGAGCTGCCCGATCCCTATGAGAACATGGGCGTGCAGCTCCTCAAGGAGGCGGCCACCAAGACCAACGACGTGGCCGGCGATGGGACGACTACGGCGACGGTCCTGGCTCACGTGATGGTCACGGAGGGGATGAAGAACGTGGCCGCGGGGGCCAACCCGATGCTCCTGAAGAAGGGCATCGAGATGGCCGTCAAGGCCGTGGTCGAGGAGATCAAGCGGATGGCCAAGCCGGTCCAGAGCAAGGACGACATCGCCCACGTGGCCGCCATCTCCTCGGCGGACCCGGAGATCGGGAACCTGATCGCCGAGGTGATGGACAAGGTGGGCAAGGACGGCGTGATCACAGTGGAGGAGTCCAAGACCGGCCTGCCCTTTGAGACCGAGTATGTGGAGGGGATGCAGTTCGATCGGGGCTACATCTCGCCCTACTTCGTGACCAACCCCGAGACCATGGAGGCCGTGCTCGAGAACCCCTACATCCTGATCCACGACAAGAAGATCTCCGCCGCGGCGGATATCATCCCGGTCCTGGAGCGCCTCCTCCAGGAGGGCGAGACCCGCTCCCTGCTGGTCATCGCTGAGGATGTGGACGGTGAGGCCCTGGCGACCCTGGTGCTCAACAAGCTGCGGGGCATCATCAACGCCGTGGCGGTGAAGGCTCCTGGCTTCGGCGAGCGCCGCAAGGCCATGCTCCAGGACATCGCCATCCTCACCGGCGGGCAGGTGATCAGCGAGGAGCTGGGCCGCAAGCTGGAGAACGTGCGCATCTCCGACCTCGGCCGGGCCGACAAGGTGGTGGTGACCAAGGATGACACCACCATCATCGGCGGGCGCGGCGATCCGAAGGCCATCAAGGGCCGCATTGAACAGATCAAGGCGGAGATGGAGAAGACCACCAGCGACTACGACCGCGAGAAGCTCCAGGAGCGGCTGGCCAAGCTGGCCGGCGGGGTGGCCATCATCCGCGTCGGCGCGGCCACCGAGGTTGAGCTCAAGGAGAAGAAGCACCGCGTGGAGGACGCCCTGTCGGCGACCCGCGCCGCGGTGGAGGAGGGCATCGTCCCCGGCGGCGGCGTGGCCCTGCTGAACGCCGCTAAGGCCCTGGATAACCTGAAGGCCGATGGCGACGTCCAGACGGGCATCAACATCGTGCGCCGCGCCCTGGAGGAGCCGCTCCGCCGCATTGCCGAGAACGCCGGCGAGGACGGCGCAGTGGTGGTGGAGATGGTGCGCCGCCTCCAGAAGGAGAAGAACAACTCGAACATCGGTTACAACGTGCTCACCGGCGAATACGTGGACATGGTGGAGGCGGGCATCATCGACCCGGCCAAGGTGACCCGGACCGCCCTGGAGAACGCCGCCAGCGTCGCGGCCATGATCCTCACCACCGAGGCCCTGGTCACCGAGGTGCCGGAGAAGAAGAAGGAGACCACGCCGACGCCGTCCGAGGAGTTCTGA
- a CDS encoding FmdB family zinc ribbon protein: MPIYEYECPVCGIRFEQQQRFTDPPLERCPEGHPGVRRVLSPAGIIFKGDGWYITESRKSTNKGKEKSESGSSSSSSE, translated from the coding sequence ATGCCCATCTATGAATACGAGTGCCCGGTCTGCGGCATCCGCTTCGAGCAACAGCAACGCTTCACCGATCCTCCTCTGGAGCGTTGCCCGGAGGGCCACCCGGGCGTGCGTCGGGTGCTCTCCCCCGCCGGGATCATCTTCAAAGGCGACGGCTGGTACATCACCGAGAGCCGCAAGTCCACGAACAAGGGAAAGGAGAAGTCCGAAAGCGGTTCGTCCTCCTCGTCCTCCGAATGA
- a CDS encoding DUF3048 domain-containing protein, giving the protein MGFRMRPPRWLMILGVMGLSACAFRTTAGEVRLPTPTMPPPLVAVDSPPQPSPTPSPAPSPTPTPPVWSSELPPDVNPLTGLRVPDPAVLNRRPLAIKISNYPPVVRPQSGVDLADLVFEHYAEGGVTRFTAVFLSQDAEPVGSVRSARLIDLEIPAMFQAILAYSGASAGVNARIRNSDFFERALSPDFGVGAPIFWRIPREGVALEHTLFTSTRRLWEEATRRGINTRPNLRGMMFSEQPPPGGRPVSTLIIPYRVEPVTWRYDSGSGRWLRWTAGQPHMDALTGRQLSAANVVVVYAHHQTTDILEDRLGNYSIEIQIWGSGPVQIFRDGRMFEGQWQRFRREDMLRFVDAQGQPIPLKPGNTWFQMVPLDMRIQIP; this is encoded by the coding sequence ATGGGATTCAGGATGCGGCCGCCTCGATGGCTCATGATCCTCGGGGTAATGGGACTCAGCGCCTGCGCCTTCCGCACGACGGCGGGGGAGGTTCGGCTTCCGACGCCGACCATGCCGCCTCCCCTCGTCGCGGTGGATTCTCCACCCCAGCCCTCACCCACCCCTTCTCCTGCTCCTTCGCCGACCCCCACCCCGCCGGTATGGTCGAGCGAGCTCCCGCCCGATGTGAACCCCCTCACCGGCCTGCGCGTGCCGGATCCCGCTGTGCTGAACCGACGGCCCCTGGCCATCAAAATCTCGAACTACCCTCCGGTGGTCCGACCCCAGTCCGGGGTGGATCTGGCCGATTTGGTCTTTGAACACTATGCGGAGGGCGGGGTGACGCGTTTCACCGCAGTTTTCCTGAGCCAGGACGCCGAGCCGGTGGGCTCCGTGCGCAGCGCCCGGCTCATCGATCTGGAGATCCCTGCGATGTTCCAGGCTATCCTCGCCTACTCCGGGGCCAGCGCCGGCGTCAACGCCCGCATCCGGAACTCGGACTTCTTCGAGCGGGCCCTGAGCCCGGATTTCGGGGTCGGAGCCCCGATCTTCTGGCGCATCCCTCGCGAAGGCGTGGCCCTGGAGCATACCCTCTTCACCAGCACCCGGCGGCTTTGGGAGGAAGCCACCCGTCGCGGGATCAACACCCGTCCGAACCTGCGGGGGATGATGTTCTCAGAACAGCCCCCACCCGGCGGCCGGCCGGTCTCCACGCTGATCATCCCCTATCGCGTGGAGCCGGTCACCTGGCGCTACGACTCCGGGTCCGGACGCTGGCTTCGCTGGACGGCTGGTCAGCCCCATATGGATGCCCTCACAGGCCGCCAGCTCTCCGCCGCGAACGTGGTCGTGGTTTACGCCCATCACCAGACTACGGACATCCTGGAGGACCGGTTGGGCAACTACTCCATTGAGATCCAGATCTGGGGAAGCGGGCCGGTCCAGATCTTCCGGGATGGGCGGATGTTCGAAGGGCAGTGGCAACGCTTTCGGCGGGAGGACATGCTCCGCTTCGTGGACGCCCAGGGGCAGCCCATCCCCTTGAAGCCGGGCAACACCTGGTTCCAGATGGTCCCGCTGGATATGCGGATCCAGATACCCTAA
- a CDS encoding phage terminase small subunit, which produces MSGLPDLRAVLDPIPWAVVGAMAARYYMPERATQALDIAIRAADGPEAQRRLQAARFWYEGELAIPGSSWVSPEGWRLDVLELHDPWAEEALEAAQGNRDEAGLPIMPLPYLILMKFEAGRLQDLADIARMLGQATPEQFRDVRALFRRHRPADLEDLESLRLLGRMERMGPEESAS; this is translated from the coding sequence GTGTCCGGCCTTCCTGACCTGCGCGCGGTTCTCGATCCCATCCCGTGGGCGGTCGTTGGCGCCATGGCGGCCCGCTATTATATGCCGGAGCGGGCAACCCAGGCTCTGGACATTGCCATCCGGGCCGCGGATGGGCCGGAGGCCCAACGGCGGTTGCAGGCGGCCCGCTTCTGGTATGAAGGGGAGCTGGCGATCCCGGGATCCTCCTGGGTTTCCCCGGAAGGATGGCGCCTCGATGTGCTGGAGCTGCACGATCCCTGGGCTGAAGAAGCCCTGGAGGCGGCCCAGGGGAATCGGGACGAGGCCGGGCTTCCGATCATGCCGCTGCCCTACCTGATCCTGATGAAATTCGAGGCAGGCCGGCTGCAGGACCTGGCGGACATCGCCCGCATGCTGGGCCAGGCGACCCCGGAGCAGTTCCGGGACGTCCGGGCGCTGTTCCGTCGGCATCGCCCGGCGGATCTGGAGGACCTGGAGAGCCTGCGGCTCCTGGGACGCATGGAGCGAATGGGCCCGGAGGAGAGCGCCTCCTGA
- a CDS encoding secondary thiamine-phosphate synthase enzyme YjbQ gives MVITERLTVRTHGNNHIVDLTERVAEAVARSGLQAGIVALFVPGSTAGLTTMEFEPGAVEDLQRWFEEAVPADREYRHNLRWGDRNGHSHLRASLIGPSLTVPFRERRLLLGTWQQIVLIDFDVRPRQREIVVQILGE, from the coding sequence ATGGTAATCACCGAGCGCCTGACGGTGCGAACGCATGGGAACAACCACATCGTGGATTTGACGGAGCGGGTGGCGGAGGCCGTCGCTCGCTCCGGCCTCCAGGCGGGCATCGTCGCCCTGTTCGTCCCCGGCTCCACCGCCGGGCTGACCACCATGGAGTTCGAACCGGGAGCGGTGGAGGATCTGCAGCGCTGGTTCGAGGAGGCCGTCCCGGCAGATCGGGAATACCGCCACAATCTGCGCTGGGGGGACCGCAACGGACATTCCCATCTGCGAGCCTCCCTGATCGGGCCCTCCCTCACGGTTCCCTTCCGGGAGCGCCGTCTGTTGCTGGGGACCTGGCAGCAGATCGTGCTGATCGATTTCGACGTCCGCCCCCGCCAGCGTGAGATCGTGGTGCAGATCCTGGGGGAGTGA
- a CDS encoding NAD+ synthase, whose amino-acid sequence MRIDPELVRGVLVRFIRDEIGKFGLRRAVIGLSGGVDSSLTCFLAAEALGPENVLAVRMPYRTSSPDSLLHAHLVIEQLGVPSETVEITPMVEPLFERFPDMDARRRGNVMARMRMIILYDLSAAWGGMVVGTSNKTEILLGYFTLYGDGAYALAPLGDLYKNQVRQLARAVGVPEEIIRKPPTADLWVGQTDEGELGVTYDEADRILYLLVEERMTPEQVIRLGFDAETVRRLWRMVRDTQFKRRTPIIAKLTSRTVGIDFRYLRDWGH is encoded by the coding sequence ATGCGCATCGACCCCGAGCTGGTGCGCGGGGTGCTGGTGCGGTTCATCCGGGATGAGATCGGCAAGTTCGGCCTGCGGCGGGCGGTGATCGGCCTTTCGGGAGGGGTCGACTCGTCGCTGACGTGCTTCCTGGCCGCGGAGGCCCTGGGCCCTGAGAACGTGCTGGCGGTGCGCATGCCCTATCGCACCTCCTCGCCGGACAGCCTGCTGCACGCCCATCTGGTCATCGAGCAGCTGGGCGTCCCCTCGGAGACCGTGGAGATCACGCCCATGGTGGAGCCGCTCTTCGAGCGGTTCCCGGACATGGATGCCCGGCGGCGAGGCAACGTCATGGCCCGCATGCGGATGATCATCCTCTACGACCTCTCGGCGGCGTGGGGCGGGATGGTGGTGGGCACCAGCAACAAGACGGAGATCCTGCTGGGCTATTTCACCCTCTACGGCGACGGCGCCTACGCCCTGGCCCCCCTGGGGGATCTTTACAAGAACCAGGTCCGCCAGCTGGCCCGCGCCGTCGGCGTGCCTGAGGAGATCATCCGCAAGCCTCCCACAGCGGATCTCTGGGTGGGCCAGACCGATGAGGGCGAGCTGGGGGTGACCTACGATGAGGCGGACCGCATCCTCTACCTGCTGGTGGAGGAGCGGATGACGCCGGAGCAGGTGATCCGCCTGGGCTTCGATGCGGAGACCGTCCGCCGCCTGTGGCGGATGGTCCGCGACACCCAGTTCAAGCGGAGGACGCCGATCATCGCCAAGCTGACCTCCCGCACGGTGGGCATCGACTTCCGATATCTGCGAGACTGGGGGCACTGA
- the rsmD gene encoding 16S rRNA (guanine(966)-N(2))-methyltransferase RsmD: MRVISGSARGRRLKSLPGSATRPITDRVKTALFDILGPRIVGARVLDLFAGTGSVGIEALSRGAAEAVFVEKDPRAIRVLRENLRETGLADRARVVRADVFTFLRSARAEAFDFIYIAPPQYRGWWRRTLEQLDARPEWIAPEGRVVVQIHPREFETLTLHHLDLVDRRDYGSTHLLFYSRGEGHRERRTS, from the coding sequence ATGCGGGTGATCTCGGGCTCGGCCCGGGGCCGCCGGTTGAAGAGCCTGCCGGGCTCCGCCACCCGGCCGATCACCGATCGAGTGAAGACCGCCCTCTTCGACATCCTGGGCCCCCGCATCGTCGGGGCGCGGGTCCTTGATCTCTTCGCGGGCACCGGAAGCGTGGGCATCGAGGCCCTGAGCCGCGGGGCGGCGGAGGCCGTGTTCGTGGAGAAGGACCCTCGGGCGATCCGGGTGCTGCGGGAAAACCTCCGGGAGACCGGCTTGGCGGACCGGGCCCGGGTGGTGCGAGCGGATGTTTTCACGTTCCTGCGTTCCGCCCGCGCGGAGGCCTTTGATTTCATCTACATCGCGCCCCCGCAGTATCGAGGCTGGTGGCGCCGCACCCTGGAGCAGTTAGACGCCCGGCCGGAGTGGATCGCCCCGGAGGGACGGGTCGTGGTCCAGATCCACCCGCGCGAGTTCGAAACGCTGACCCTCCATCACCTGGATCTGGTCGACCGCCGGGATTACGGGAGCACTCATCTCCTGTTTTACAGTCGTGGAGAAGGGCATAGGGAGCGAAGGACTTCGTAA
- a CDS encoding DUF763 domain-containing protein, whose protein sequence is MPRTGFADLPLHTGRAPRWLFVRMTALAREIITVLVDEFGTAEVLRRLSDPYWFQAFGCVLGYDWHSSGLTTVVCGALKEALKDAGRELGLFVAGGKGRASRRTPEEIAAAAAYLRSGPEILIQASRMAAKVDNHALQDGYQIYHHVMVFDREGRWAVIQQGMNLENRYARRYHWLSETVVDFVNEPHAAVCCDERTRPLNMVAAEAEAARHAVAELSREKPWRLLQELRRLQRLRLPPHHEILLRDIHPDHLASIFVKTYEAQPASFAELLGLPQVGAKTIRALALLAELLYGTPLSFRDPARFAFAHGGKDRHPFPVDRALYDRSIRILHEAVARARVGDRERLEALRRLAEWQRALLRSEHPSP, encoded by the coding sequence ATGCCGCGCACCGGGTTCGCGGATCTTCCGCTCCATACAGGCCGGGCGCCTCGCTGGCTCTTCGTCCGCATGACCGCCCTGGCCCGGGAGATCATCACCGTTCTGGTCGATGAGTTCGGGACGGCGGAGGTGCTCCGTCGCCTGAGCGACCCTTACTGGTTCCAGGCCTTCGGCTGCGTCTTGGGCTATGACTGGCACTCCAGCGGCCTCACCACGGTGGTCTGCGGGGCTTTGAAGGAAGCCCTGAAGGACGCCGGGCGGGAGCTGGGCCTGTTCGTGGCCGGAGGGAAGGGGAGGGCCTCGCGGCGCACGCCGGAGGAGATCGCGGCGGCCGCCGCGTACCTCCGAAGTGGCCCCGAAATCCTGATCCAGGCCAGCCGCATGGCGGCGAAGGTCGACAACCACGCTCTCCAGGATGGCTATCAGATTTACCATCACGTGATGGTCTTCGATCGAGAGGGACGGTGGGCGGTGATCCAGCAGGGGATGAACCTGGAGAACCGCTATGCGCGCCGGTATCACTGGCTGAGCGAGACAGTCGTGGATTTCGTGAACGAACCCCACGCCGCGGTCTGCTGTGATGAGCGGACCCGTCCCCTCAACATGGTTGCAGCGGAGGCGGAGGCGGCCCGACATGCGGTGGCCGAGCTCTCCCGCGAGAAGCCCTGGCGGTTGCTTCAGGAGCTCCGGCGCCTGCAGCGCCTGCGTCTCCCGCCGCACCACGAGATCCTGCTCCGGGACATCCACCCGGATCATCTGGCCTCGATCTTCGTGAAGACCTATGAGGCGCAACCGGCTTCGTTCGCGGAGCTGCTCGGCCTCCCTCAGGTTGGCGCCAAGACCATCCGGGCCCTCGCTCTCCTGGCGGAGCTGCTCTACGGCACCCCCCTGTCGTTCCGGGACCCAGCCCGCTTCGCCTTCGCTCACGGGGGGAAGGATCGCCATCCATTCCCGGTAGACCGGGCCCTCTATGACCGTTCGATCCGGATCCTGCACGAGGCGGTGGCCCGGGCCCGGGTAGGGGATCGGGAACGCCTTGAAGCGTTGCGGCGCCTGGCCGAGTGGCAGCGTGCCCTCCTCCGGTCAGAACACCCGTCCCCATGA
- a CDS encoding DMT family transporter, with protein MSGLLHSVRIPLLVLLYQVLVVVANIGFKRSAGSTTATAFLAWQALGNLAGFLSVLTYTALLRWLPVHVAVGLTMGLGFASVQVFTAWLIFHEPIGWSKWLGTVLVVLGITLIAGGR; from the coding sequence ATGTCCGGCCTGCTCCATTCGGTGCGGATCCCCTTGCTCGTCTTGCTTTACCAGGTCCTGGTCGTGGTGGCCAACATCGGATTCAAGCGCTCCGCGGGGAGCACGACAGCGACCGCTTTCCTGGCCTGGCAGGCCCTGGGCAACTTGGCGGGTTTCCTGAGCGTCCTGACCTACACTGCGCTCCTTCGCTGGCTCCCGGTCCACGTCGCGGTGGGTCTCACAATGGGGCTGGGCTTCGCCAGCGTCCAGGTGTTCACCGCCTGGCTGATCTTTCACGAGCCCATCGGGTGGTCGAAATGGCTGGGGACCGTGCTGGTGGTGCTGGGAATCACCTTGATCGCCGGGGGGCGCTGA
- a CDS encoding YkoP family protein, protein MQTVMEAFVHQLDPLLRRAHGVREFTDDPRCLLRVAIGACPRDLVLCDGTRLRRGEPILELHLWNERIPRMPPEGPDLAWGLQFYRQAIASLRLIARWMESHPEARKARALRGETSLINPMRGLIRDLGFEVFRVERGASGWRWLRYRMDDLYVWMLMQAYNPASLRGKCLYQLERVEFWISRERFLERYGNAHSLRGEARISPPPPEGTQAAS, encoded by the coding sequence ATGCAGACCGTGATGGAGGCCTTCGTCCACCAGCTGGATCCTCTTCTGCGGCGCGCGCATGGCGTTCGGGAGTTCACCGATGACCCTCGGTGTCTGCTCCGGGTGGCCATCGGCGCATGTCCGCGTGACCTCGTGCTTTGCGATGGCACCCGGCTTCGCCGAGGAGAGCCTATCCTTGAGCTCCATCTGTGGAACGAGAGGATCCCCCGCATGCCCCCGGAGGGTCCGGATCTGGCTTGGGGTCTGCAGTTCTACCGGCAGGCCATCGCCTCCCTCCGGTTGATCGCGCGGTGGATGGAGAGCCATCCGGAGGCCCGGAAGGCCCGGGCGCTCCGAGGGGAGACCTCGCTGATCAATCCCATGCGAGGGCTGATCCGCGACCTGGGCTTTGAGGTGTTTCGGGTGGAACGGGGGGCGAGCGGCTGGCGATGGCTCCGCTATCGGATGGATGATCTTTACGTGTGGATGCTGATGCAGGCTTACAACCCCGCCAGCCTGCGCGGCAAGTGCCTGTATCAGCTGGAACGGGTGGAGTTCTGGATCTCCCGTGAGCGCTTCCTGGAGCGCTACGGGAATGCGCATTCTTTGAGAGGAGAAGCCCGCATCTCTCCTCCTCCGCCTGAGGGGACGCAGGCTGCGTCCTGA